One genomic region from bacterium encodes:
- a CDS encoding FlgD immunoglobulin-like domain containing protein, which translates to MNSSSQHPILLVVLAFFVLTSTLLAATGDTLSVGNSAGLPGMSGYTIPVNLRNVTTLKGLLFKIKDLPDSLVVTNVVSTGRASGFQVAWTPVGGTVKILMYPTNGTTPLLTAGNGTIANLTVSVNPAAVRGTKATVIPDSLKAANATQQAVTVYVKSGYFWYGIKGDIKADGLINLFDVLRLIDIVLGRTPSANEYEKWSSDLNKDGVIDVADITSLIDLAVAATPRVANDLPADYSGHAELSISALPKDISGPVSVPVQLKSSAPVSGLQFSFKLDSRRFLVAQPRVTELSRNMSVAIQPRGDEVAVMLYSLTGDLLPLNEGTVLQIPVTIAEPLAHNEDLEITSALAGTVGGGELQMEYGSLSQAVSAAPESFALMQNTPNPFNMSTRITYEVPTLRQGSAPIKLMVYNAQGQEVRTLVNERRSAGRYTVDWDGRDNAGNYVSSGVYFYKMTADNVVITKKLAVTK; encoded by the coding sequence ATGAATTCGTCATCTCAGCATCCCATCCTGCTGGTAGTCCTGGCCTTCTTCGTCCTGACGTCCACCCTGCTGGCTGCGACGGGCGACACCCTTTCGGTGGGCAACAGTGCCGGGCTGCCTGGAATGAGCGGCTATACCATCCCGGTCAATCTGCGTAATGTCACGACGCTGAAAGGGCTGCTCTTCAAGATCAAGGATCTCCCCGACTCCCTGGTGGTCACCAATGTCGTATCGACCGGACGGGCCTCGGGTTTCCAGGTCGCCTGGACGCCGGTGGGCGGAACAGTCAAGATCTTGATGTACCCGACCAATGGCACCACGCCGCTGCTCACGGCCGGGAACGGTACCATCGCGAATCTGACGGTTTCTGTCAATCCGGCAGCGGTGCGCGGAACCAAGGCGACTGTCATTCCGGACAGCCTCAAGGCCGCCAATGCTACGCAACAGGCGGTGACTGTTTACGTCAAGAGCGGCTATTTCTGGTACGGCATCAAGGGCGATATCAAGGCCGACGGGCTGATCAATCTTTTTGATGTGCTGCGGCTGATCGACATTGTCCTGGGCCGCACACCCTCCGCGAATGAGTACGAAAAGTGGTCGAGTGATCTCAACAAAGACGGGGTCATCGATGTGGCGGACATCACCTCTTTGATCGATCTTGCCGTCGCCGCAACACCCCGGGTTGCGAACGATCTACCTGCTGATTATTCGGGCCATGCCGAGCTCTCGATTTCCGCCCTGCCAAAGGATATTTCCGGTCCGGTCTCGGTGCCGGTGCAGCTCAAGTCCTCCGCCCCGGTGAGCGGATTGCAGTTTTCGTTCAAACTCGATTCGCGGCGGTTTCTGGTCGCTCAGCCGAGGGTGACCGAGCTCAGCCGGAACATGAGCGTGGCAATTCAGCCGCGTGGCGATGAAGTGGCGGTGATGCTCTACAGCCTTACGGGCGATCTCCTGCCGCTCAACGAGGGCACTGTGCTACAAATACCGGTGACCATCGCCGAACCGCTGGCGCACAATGAGGATCTCGAGATCACCTCGGCGCTGGCCGGAACGGTGGGAGGCGGTGAGTTGCAGATGGAGTATGGCAGTCTCAGCCAGGCCGTCAGCGCCGCACCGGAATCCTTCGCCCTGATGCAGAACACGCCCAATCCCTTCAACATGTCGACCCGGATCACCTATGAAGTTCCCACGTTGCGACAGGGATCGGCGCCCATCAAGCTGATGGTCTACAATGCCCAAGGTCAGGAAGTGAGAACCCTGGTAAATGAAAGAAGGAGTGCTGGAAGATACACGGTGGATTGGGATGGCCGGGACAATGCCGGCAATTACGTCTCTTCCGGAGTCTATTTTTACAAAATGACCGCCGACAACGTCGTCATCACCAAAAAGTTGGCCGTCACCAAGTAA